One stretch of Corynebacterium callunae DSM 20147 DNA includes these proteins:
- a CDS encoding penicillin-binding transpeptidase domain-containing protein, which yields MNRSIRIASLFSLLLILVLIANLSWIQTFREDDLAQNPLNGRAFLEMKSTPRGQISAGGQILAQSNQDANELYQREYVTEPEAFGPVVGYLSDIYGAAGLESGLNSVLNGTDSSLFTSQWLDVISGKTTHGANVELTLDPAVQEVAYEQLSQSDYEGAVVALRPSTGEVLAMASSPSYDPNQIVNPDTAESAWEEYTSDEGAPLLNHATQESLPPGSIFKIITSAAALENGYSTDSTVTAASEVTLPGTTTTLTNYGGQTCDGGGTTTLLTAFQYSCNTAFVETGIDVGADAMRAAAEDFGVGQSYDLGLDNVPGDLGEIPDDAALGQSSIGQRDVEMTVLQAAVMAGTVSNGGVRMEPYLVSRVTGQDLSELSSHKPESAGGIEPEIAEQLTELMKASERHTSGYAGVEIASKTGTAEHGDENTPPHTWYVAFNNDVAVAVLVKDGGGFGTTATGGKVAAPIGRAVLQAAGGF from the coding sequence ATGAACCGCTCAATAAGAATTGCCTCGCTCTTTTCCCTGCTGTTGATTCTGGTGCTTATTGCCAACCTCAGCTGGATTCAAACCTTCCGCGAAGATGACTTGGCCCAGAACCCCCTTAATGGCCGTGCCTTTTTGGAGATGAAATCTACTCCACGTGGCCAGATTTCTGCAGGTGGTCAAATCTTGGCGCAGTCCAACCAAGATGCCAATGAGCTCTATCAGCGTGAATATGTCACCGAGCCAGAAGCCTTTGGCCCAGTGGTAGGTTATCTCTCTGATATTTATGGCGCTGCCGGCTTAGAATCTGGACTTAACTCCGTGCTGAATGGCACCGACTCTTCCCTGTTTACCTCGCAGTGGCTTGATGTTATTTCGGGCAAGACAACACATGGTGCCAATGTGGAATTAACCCTGGATCCTGCAGTGCAGGAAGTCGCCTATGAGCAACTTAGCCAAAGTGATTATGAGGGTGCAGTGGTAGCTTTGCGCCCAAGCACAGGCGAGGTATTGGCCATGGCCTCCTCCCCTAGTTATGACCCGAATCAGATTGTAAATCCAGATACCGCTGAGTCTGCCTGGGAGGAATACACCTCTGATGAGGGTGCTCCTTTGCTCAACCACGCCACTCAGGAATCTTTGCCTCCGGGATCTATTTTTAAGATCATCACCTCTGCCGCTGCCTTGGAAAATGGTTATTCTACAGATTCCACGGTGACCGCCGCTTCGGAAGTAACACTGCCTGGCACCACCACCACCTTGACCAACTATGGTGGCCAAACCTGTGATGGTGGTGGCACCACAACCTTGCTAACCGCTTTCCAATATTCCTGTAATACTGCCTTTGTAGAAACCGGCATTGATGTCGGAGCAGATGCTATGCGTGCTGCTGCGGAAGACTTTGGCGTGGGGCAATCCTATGACCTTGGTCTGGATAATGTCCCTGGCGACCTGGGCGAAATCCCAGACGATGCGGCTCTCGGTCAGTCCAGCATTGGTCAGCGCGATGTAGAAATGACTGTGCTGCAGGCCGCTGTCATGGCTGGCACTGTGTCCAATGGTGGTGTGCGCATGGAACCCTATTTGGTCTCCCGCGTGACCGGCCAGGATCTTAGTGAACTCAGCAGCCATAAGCCTGAATCTGCTGGCGGAATTGAGCCAGAAATTGCAGAGCAGCTCACTGAGCTCATGAAGGCTTCAGAGCGTCATACTTCCGGTTATGCCGGAGTGGAGATTGCCTCCAAGACTGGTACTGCAGAACATGGTGATGAAAATACCCCACCACACACCTGGTACGTGGCATTTAATAATGACGTTGCCGTTGCTGTGTTAGTTAAAGATGGTGGTGGATTTGGCACCACTGCAACTGGTGGCAAGGTTGCAGCCCCAATTGGCCGTGCAGTGTTGCAGGCAGCGGGAGGATTTTAA
- a CDS encoding FtsW/RodA/SpoVE family cell cycle protein, which yields MSTLERLKLRRTEMWLLLLATVVVAVMFISLEVALGNELGMHIVMLIGGYIGVFTIAHLAMAWVAPFADQIMLPVVALLNGIGLVMIYRLDLATGYSTVNSQLMWTLVGAVLMVVVLVLLRDYKSLSRYSYLLGVIGLVLLALPLVWPQPGGVEARIWIWLGPFSIQPGEFSKILLLLFFAQLLATKRALFTVAGYRFLGMDFPRLRDLAPILVVWALAILIMAGANDFGPALLLFSTVLAMVYLATGRGSWLLIGAVLVATGAYAVYQVSGKIQERVQNFIDPVAHYDTTGFQLSQSLFGMSWGGITGTGIGQGYPNMIPVVHSDFILAAIGEELGLIGLSAIIVLFGILVTRGLRTATLARDSYGKLVASGLSMTIMIQIFVVVAGISALMPMTGLTTPYMSQGGSSLMANYILLAILLRISDSARRPAMIKQLEQQGIDPEVAGTSGNTANPGVNA from the coding sequence ATGAGCACACTGGAAAGACTAAAGCTACGCCGCACTGAAATGTGGCTTCTGCTGCTGGCCACTGTCGTTGTGGCAGTCATGTTTATCAGCCTCGAAGTTGCTTTGGGCAACGAACTGGGCATGCACATCGTCATGCTCATCGGCGGATACATTGGCGTATTCACCATTGCCCACTTAGCGATGGCATGGGTTGCTCCCTTCGCCGATCAAATTATGCTGCCGGTAGTGGCACTACTTAATGGCATTGGACTGGTGATGATTTATCGTCTCGACCTAGCCACTGGCTACTCCACTGTGAATAGCCAGTTGATGTGGACCTTGGTGGGCGCTGTCCTCATGGTTGTAGTTCTGGTGCTGCTGCGCGATTATAAGTCACTCTCCCGCTATTCCTATCTGCTTGGTGTTATCGGCCTTGTACTTTTGGCCTTGCCTTTGGTGTGGCCACAACCAGGTGGCGTGGAAGCCCGCATTTGGATTTGGTTGGGGCCTTTTTCCATCCAGCCAGGTGAGTTTTCCAAGATTTTGCTGCTGCTGTTTTTTGCTCAGCTTTTGGCTACCAAGCGTGCGCTGTTTACAGTGGCGGGTTACCGCTTCCTAGGCATGGACTTCCCGCGTTTGCGTGACCTCGCCCCCATTCTGGTGGTGTGGGCTTTGGCCATCCTCATCATGGCTGGCGCCAATGACTTTGGCCCCGCGCTGCTGCTCTTTAGCACGGTGTTGGCCATGGTTTATCTAGCCACCGGACGTGGCTCTTGGCTGCTCATTGGTGCAGTGCTGGTGGCAACCGGTGCTTATGCGGTCTACCAAGTTTCCGGCAAGATCCAGGAACGTGTGCAGAACTTCATTGATCCAGTTGCACACTATGACACCACTGGTTTCCAGCTCTCCCAATCACTCTTCGGAATGAGCTGGGGTGGCATTACCGGAACCGGCATCGGCCAGGGTTATCCCAATATGATTCCGGTGGTGCACTCGGACTTTATTCTCGCTGCTATTGGTGAGGAACTGGGATTGATCGGTTTGTCTGCCATTATTGTGCTCTTCGGAATTTTGGTTACCCGCGGTCTGCGCACCGCTACCTTGGCACGCGATAGTTATGGCAAGCTGGTTGCTTCCGGCTTGTCTATGACCATTATGATTCAGATTTTTGTGGTGGTAGCTGGTATCTCCGCACTGATGCCGATGACTGGTCTTACCACTCCATATATGTCTCAGGGCGGCTCTTCCCTGATGGCTAACTACATTTTGTTGGCCATTCTCTTGCGCATCTCTGATAGCGCTCGCCGGCCTGCCATGATCAAACAGCTCGAGCAACAGGGCATTGATCCAGAGGTGGCAGGGACTTCAGGCAATACTGCTAATCCGGGGGTCAACGCATGA
- a CDS encoding PP2C family protein-serine/threonine phosphatase, whose amino-acid sequence MLKLNYAVASDRGLVRGNNEDSAYAGPHLLALADGMGGHAAGEVASQLMINHLRALDVDPGDNDMLALIGLVANEANASIAAGIDEDPARDGMGTTLTAFMFNGTDLALCHVGDSRGYVMRENKLVQVTVDDTFVQSLVAEGKLDPEDVSTHPQRSLILKAYTGHPIEPTLEQFPAQPGDRLLLCSDGLSDPVTHSTIEETLRVGTPQEAAQKLVELALRSGGPDNVTVVVADVVPAPDSDSDSADAASVPVTAGALNGEPTEESHPDTAAGRAAAITRRPKVIDPAPEISSDSGAPEGPEIEDPPEKSSGKLAVLVVALVILIGVVAAGWWGYSRIDSTFYVAVNDQETISIEQGVDYRVFGKDLHSQFQVACLDGAGTLTLKESCEGAAAFSINDLPESLRGSVADLPSGSYDEVQAQMQRLAAQALPVCVNKETTTGGDRNEPGVNCREVS is encoded by the coding sequence ATGCTGAAACTTAATTATGCGGTGGCCTCTGACCGCGGCCTGGTGCGAGGAAATAATGAGGATTCCGCTTATGCGGGTCCTCACCTCTTAGCGCTTGCCGACGGTATGGGTGGCCACGCAGCTGGTGAGGTTGCCTCCCAGTTAATGATTAACCACCTGCGGGCACTCGACGTGGACCCTGGTGACAATGACATGCTGGCACTCATTGGCTTGGTTGCTAATGAGGCCAATGCTTCCATCGCTGCTGGCATTGATGAAGACCCGGCGCGCGATGGCATGGGCACCACCCTGACGGCCTTTATGTTTAACGGCACTGACCTGGCACTATGCCATGTGGGCGATAGTCGTGGATACGTCATGCGCGAGAACAAACTGGTGCAGGTCACTGTGGATGATACTTTTGTACAGTCCTTGGTTGCTGAGGGCAAGCTGGATCCAGAAGATGTATCCACCCACCCACAGCGTTCTTTAATTTTGAAGGCTTATACCGGCCACCCAATTGAACCAACCCTTGAGCAATTCCCAGCTCAGCCTGGTGATCGACTCCTGTTGTGCTCGGATGGCCTCTCCGATCCGGTAACCCATTCCACTATTGAAGAAACTTTGCGTGTTGGCACTCCACAGGAAGCTGCCCAGAAGCTTGTTGAATTAGCTTTGCGCTCTGGTGGTCCAGACAATGTCACCGTGGTGGTGGCAGATGTTGTACCTGCTCCAGATTCTGATTCTGATTCTGCAGATGCAGCCTCGGTACCAGTTACCGCTGGGGCACTTAATGGTGAGCCAACCGAGGAATCACACCCAGATACTGCTGCAGGCAGAGCAGCCGCAATTACGCGGCGACCTAAGGTGATTGATCCGGCGCCGGAAATATCATCAGATTCCGGAGCTCCGGAGGGACCTGAAATTGAGGATCCACCGGAGAAGAGTTCTGGCAAGCTTGCGGTTTTGGTTGTAGCCCTGGTCATCCTCATCGGTGTAGTTGCCGCAGGATGGTGGGGCTACTCCCGTATTGACAGCACCTTCTATGTTGCTGTGAATGACCAGGAAACAATCTCCATTGAACAAGGCGTTGATTATCGGGTCTTTGGCAAGGATTTGCACTCGCAATTCCAAGTGGCCTGTTTAGATGGCGCCGGCACCCTGACTCTCAAAGAATCATGTGAGGGAGCTGCTGCTTTTTCTATTAATGATCTTCCTGAGTCATTGCGCGGTAGTGTCGCAGACCTACCATCAGGATCCTATGACGAAGTCCAAGCACAAATGCAAAGACTCGCGGCTCAAGCCTTACCCGTTTGTGTGAATAAAGAAACAACCACCGGTGGAGATCGCAACGAACCCGGAGTTAACTGCAGGGAGGTGTCATGA
- a CDS encoding FHA domain-containing protein FhaB/FipA, whose amino-acid sequence MDSLVLLGLRIALLVVLWFFVLMALRAMRADLKVAGPASTSTVNAPQGLARAFNRSSAPRLLTVVEGPLAGSSIEVSEDMTVGRSPDCTFVVGDDYASGTHARIFKRGSEWFVEDLDSRNGTFVGGVRIDQPEQVAVGTDIRIGRTTVRLVP is encoded by the coding sequence ATGGATTCTCTGGTCCTTTTGGGGCTGCGCATCGCGCTTCTTGTTGTGTTGTGGTTTTTCGTTTTAATGGCCTTGCGCGCAATGCGCGCCGATTTGAAGGTGGCCGGGCCCGCGTCGACAAGCACTGTTAATGCCCCCCAAGGTTTAGCGCGCGCGTTTAACCGTTCCAGCGCTCCCCGCCTGCTTACTGTGGTGGAGGGTCCGCTTGCGGGTTCCTCTATCGAGGTCAGCGAGGATATGACCGTGGGTCGGAGCCCTGATTGCACCTTTGTGGTCGGCGATGATTACGCCTCTGGCACCCACGCACGCATTTTTAAGCGTGGTTCTGAATGGTTTGTCGAGGATCTGGATTCCCGCAACGGCACTTTTGTGGGCGGCGTGCGCATTGATCAACCTGAACAGGTTGCAGTAGGCACAGATATCCGGATTGGTCGTACAACAGTGAGGCTTGTTCCCTAA
- a CDS encoding DUF3662 and FHA domain-containing protein gives MNSLAKLDSSLQRGLDNALAFVFRGRVVPAELEELLKQQAEDNVVHTADGYVEAPNIFKVSVSPKDFENLIERFPDQPARFTDQMMRFCRNSGWTLPGPVIVLIAEDSSLHTGQLKSVSEKDPDPELSSGYLPLEGDGILPIAESESKNVSDSSPYTGTEFLPAQSADRPLAQGVSQSQMEANRLNAMKRSGPTVTLLLQDGSSRTYVVQEGSNIIGRSNDADLRLPDTGVSRQHAEITWDGRDAILVDLKSTNGTTVNDTPVDNWLLADGDVITVGHSNIEVRIVSP, from the coding sequence ATGAACAGTCTCGCCAAGCTAGACAGTTCTTTACAACGCGGCCTTGATAACGCGTTGGCGTTTGTTTTCCGTGGTCGTGTTGTTCCAGCCGAGCTTGAGGAACTTCTCAAGCAGCAGGCTGAGGACAATGTTGTTCATACTGCGGATGGCTATGTTGAAGCACCGAATATTTTTAAAGTTTCGGTGAGCCCTAAAGATTTTGAAAATCTCATTGAACGTTTCCCTGATCAGCCAGCTCGTTTCACTGATCAAATGATGAGATTTTGCAGGAACAGTGGCTGGACATTACCTGGCCCGGTGATTGTACTGATTGCAGAAGATTCTTCTTTGCACACCGGCCAGTTGAAGTCGGTATCGGAAAAAGATCCCGATCCCGAGTTGAGTAGCGGTTATCTGCCTTTGGAAGGCGACGGCATCCTGCCGATCGCGGAAAGTGAGTCGAAGAACGTGTCTGATAGTTCCCCTTATACCGGCACGGAGTTCCTGCCCGCGCAGTCTGCGGATCGGCCTCTAGCTCAAGGAGTATCACAGTCTCAGATGGAAGCCAATCGCCTCAATGCCATGAAGCGTAGTGGCCCAACTGTCACTCTCCTGCTCCAAGATGGTTCCAGCCGCACCTATGTGGTGCAAGAAGGTTCCAATATCATTGGTCGCAGCAATGACGCAGACCTCCGTTTGCCGGATACTGGCGTCTCACGCCAGCATGCAGAAATCACCTGGGATGGCCGAGATGCCATCTTGGTTGATTTGAAGTCCACCAATGGCACTACAGTTAATGACACTCCGGTTGACAATTGGCTCCTGGCTGATGGCGATGTCATCACCGTTGGGCATTCCAATATCGAAGTTCGCATTGTTAGCCCTTAA
- a CDS encoding PTS transporter subunit IIC — MNVLNGISIAVVVALVPQALLGEIFTALLPVFPQGQTLINMVSLSSAMLPILIGVMVGLQFKLSPIQTACVGLASVLGSGVATPQEAGGFIVKGTGLVLNSGLTAAIAVGLLLLIGHRLGSYTVLFLSTITVVIAGGIGWIVTYPIVKQLTAWIGSLVNGATDLQPIVMGIVLSVVFCVMIVSPVSTVGLATAIMMTGVSSGTANLGVVAAGFGLCITGWKANGPGKSLLPLLGSPKVQMANVWGRPLNFLPILSTAAVLGALGGIFKISGTPISAGFGISGLVGPLAALNYEGWGWTTSNITIVVGVFIIAPIFFSVFFSWLYSKLGWVKPEHFRLDFE, encoded by the coding sequence ATGAACGTGCTCAATGGTATTTCCATTGCAGTGGTTGTGGCACTTGTACCTCAAGCCCTGCTTGGTGAAATTTTCACCGCCTTGCTGCCGGTCTTTCCTCAGGGCCAAACCCTGATCAATATGGTGAGCTTGTCCTCGGCAATGCTGCCAATTCTGATCGGTGTCATGGTGGGCCTGCAGTTCAAGCTGAGTCCCATCCAAACAGCATGCGTGGGCCTGGCCAGTGTCTTGGGCTCAGGGGTTGCAACTCCCCAAGAAGCTGGTGGATTCATTGTTAAAGGCACAGGCCTCGTACTGAATTCCGGCCTCACGGCCGCAATCGCCGTTGGTCTTCTCCTTCTCATCGGACACCGACTCGGCTCATATACCGTCTTGTTCTTATCAACAATTACCGTCGTGATTGCAGGCGGAATCGGCTGGATTGTCACCTACCCCATCGTCAAACAATTAACGGCCTGGATCGGAAGCTTGGTCAACGGTGCAACCGATCTGCAACCAATCGTCATGGGCATCGTGCTTTCAGTGGTGTTCTGCGTCATGATCGTCTCCCCTGTTTCCACCGTTGGTTTAGCAACCGCCATTATGATGACCGGCGTCTCCTCCGGCACTGCCAACCTAGGTGTTGTCGCAGCTGGTTTTGGCCTATGTATCACCGGCTGGAAAGCAAATGGACCAGGTAAATCACTGCTTCCACTACTGGGATCACCGAAGGTGCAAATGGCAAACGTCTGGGGCCGGCCATTAAACTTCTTGCCTATTCTCTCGACAGCAGCAGTCCTCGGAGCACTCGGCGGAATCTTTAAAATCTCCGGCACTCCGATTTCTGCTGGTTTTGGTATTTCTGGCCTCGTTGGTCCACTCGCAGCACTTAATTATGAAGGCTGGGGCTGGACTACTAGCAACATCACCATCGTCGTAGGGGTCTTTATTATTGCCCCAATCTTCTTTTCAGTCTTTTTTAGCTGGCTCTACTCCAAGTTGGGCTGGGTAAAGCCCGAGCACTTCCGCCTCGATTTTGAATAA
- a CDS encoding VIT1/CCC1 transporter family protein, translating to MTLNSEHSFEPHAASHHARLNWLRAGVLGANDGIVSIAALLLGVIATGMGDGAILLAGIASTIAGAVSMALGEYVSVSAQRDSEKSLVALERRELKEQPEEEHQELVGILSGYGISNETAVKAAREIEKSDPLAAHLKLELGMDSDELTSPVAAAVSSAISFLAGALLPMLSVFLAPDGTKAMVVTIVTLLTLALTGYISAMLSGTSRVRSCLRLLIGGALGLALTYGLGSLFS from the coding sequence ATGACTCTAAATTCAGAGCATTCTTTTGAACCCCACGCCGCCAGCCATCACGCACGCCTGAATTGGTTGCGCGCCGGAGTCCTCGGCGCAAATGACGGCATCGTCTCTATTGCGGCTTTGCTGCTGGGTGTTATTGCCACCGGCATGGGGGATGGGGCGATCTTACTTGCCGGTATTGCTTCCACCATTGCGGGTGCAGTGTCCATGGCTTTGGGTGAGTACGTTTCTGTTTCCGCACAGCGAGATTCTGAAAAGAGTCTGGTGGCTTTGGAGCGTCGCGAGCTTAAAGAACAACCGGAGGAAGAACATCAGGAATTGGTGGGCATCCTTTCCGGTTATGGAATTTCCAACGAGACTGCGGTTAAGGCTGCGCGTGAAATTGAAAAAAGCGATCCACTGGCAGCGCACCTGAAGCTGGAATTGGGTATGGATAGTGATGAACTCACCAGTCCTGTTGCAGCAGCGGTTTCCTCTGCAATTTCTTTCTTGGCGGGCGCCTTGCTGCCAATGCTGTCAGTATTCCTCGCACCAGATGGCACAAAGGCCATGGTGGTTACGATTGTCACCCTGCTTACCTTGGCTTTGACTGGTTATATTTCAGCCATGTTGTCTGGAACTTCTCGAGTGCGTTCTTGCCTGCGTCTGCTTATCGGCGGTGCTTTAGGTCTCGCGCTTACCTATGGTTTGGGTTCGCTTTTCAGTTAA
- a CDS encoding DUF2231 domain-containing protein, with the protein MLEIFGLPAHILFLHAAVVLAPIAAIVGIVYAVRPLWRRVIEWPAVIVTFIATIATLLTASAGEALEHAMPRNELIREHAEQGDLMKIAALLFAASLYVLIALNGPWFAAKLKFLGKLQEMRWLHVLFQVLTVIAGIFVIYQVIVTGNTGAAAAWSDWQNS; encoded by the coding sequence ATGTTAGAGATCTTTGGTCTTCCTGCTCATATTCTTTTCCTGCACGCTGCAGTTGTACTTGCCCCAATTGCTGCCATTGTGGGCATAGTTTATGCGGTCCGCCCGCTATGGCGCCGTGTAATTGAATGGCCAGCAGTGATTGTTACCTTCATTGCCACCATCGCTACGCTTTTAACCGCCAGTGCTGGTGAAGCCCTCGAGCATGCCATGCCGCGCAATGAGCTTATCCGTGAGCACGCAGAACAAGGCGACCTTATGAAAATTGCAGCACTGCTTTTTGCGGCGTCGCTCTATGTATTGATTGCGCTTAATGGTCCATGGTTTGCTGCAAAACTGAAGTTCTTGGGTAAATTACAAGAAATGCGTTGGTTGCATGTTCTGTTTCAGGTACTGACTGTTATTGCTGGCATTTTTGTTATCTACCAGGTAATTGTTACCGGTAATACCGGTGCTGCAGCAGCGTGGTCGGATTGGCAGAATTCCTAA
- a CDS encoding TetR/AcrR family transcriptional regulator, producing MSEDKPQLGRRERNKQEKLERITAAATQLFAKHGVADVTTQQIAEAADIGTGTLFLYAKTKGELLLLVQNNNYAAALARGKKAAAQESSVLDAVMALVTPVIQCNRVQESNGRTYLQEMVFGDPNEPHHAKALEIVGETEQEIKALIMQYAGIEETEAAALTQVVSATMFVTLSSALNKEKGPTELIAELRGLLSVIFKG from the coding sequence ATGTCCGAGGATAAACCTCAATTAGGCCGTCGTGAGCGGAATAAGCAGGAAAAACTCGAGCGCATCACGGCCGCAGCAACTCAGCTTTTTGCCAAGCATGGGGTAGCAGATGTTACTACCCAGCAAATTGCGGAAGCTGCCGATATCGGCACTGGAACCCTATTTCTTTATGCAAAAACTAAGGGTGAGCTGCTGCTGCTGGTGCAAAATAACAATTATGCAGCTGCTTTAGCTCGTGGTAAAAAAGCTGCTGCTCAAGAATCTTCCGTACTAGATGCAGTAATGGCGCTGGTTACCCCAGTGATCCAATGTAATCGAGTGCAGGAGTCTAATGGACGCACCTATTTACAAGAGATGGTTTTTGGCGATCCTAACGAACCACATCATGCTAAAGCTTTGGAAATTGTGGGGGAGACCGAGCAAGAAATTAAAGCCCTCATTATGCAATATGCAGGCATCGAGGAAACTGAAGCTGCTGCATTAACGCAGGTGGTTTCGGCAACGATGTTTGTGACACTATCCTCGGCCTTAAATAAGGAGAAAGGCCCAACAGAGCTAATTGCAGAACTCCGTGGGCTTTTAAGTGTGATTTTTAAAGGTTAG
- a CDS encoding NADP-dependent oxidoreductase, with amino-acid sequence MRAFVLSKYQAEVEEQEVPEPTIGEHDVLIAIEAAGLNHLDERIRTGEFKAILPYKMPLILGHDLAGTVLSVGSKVQNFQVGDKVYGRPRDFHIGTFAERIAVNENDIALAPTSITTAEAASLPLVALTAWQALVEIANVQPGHKVLIHAGAGGVGNFAIQLAKHLGAHVATTASAKNKEFLLELGADEVIDYRSQDFSTVLSDFDVVLDTLGGENLLKSLHILRKGGIAVGISGPPTPEFAADAGLNPIVRLATAALSFKTRRRAKQLGVSYQFLFMHASGAQLKKITTLIDDNLIRPVVGETLPFTQIPAALKSLDNSTVRGKTVFSSNL; translated from the coding sequence ATGCGCGCATTTGTCCTCAGTAAATACCAAGCAGAGGTTGAAGAACAAGAAGTCCCAGAGCCCACTATCGGCGAACATGATGTGCTGATCGCAATTGAAGCAGCTGGCCTCAACCACTTGGATGAGAGAATCCGCACCGGCGAATTTAAGGCTATTTTGCCCTATAAAATGCCACTCATTTTAGGCCATGACCTAGCCGGCACAGTGCTTTCCGTTGGCTCTAAAGTCCAAAACTTTCAGGTTGGTGACAAAGTTTATGGCCGCCCCCGCGATTTCCACATTGGTACTTTTGCCGAGCGTATTGCAGTAAATGAAAATGATATCGCCCTCGCACCTACCTCAATCACCACGGCAGAAGCAGCTTCCTTGCCGCTAGTGGCGCTGACTGCCTGGCAAGCACTAGTAGAAATTGCCAATGTCCAACCCGGCCACAAAGTGCTCATTCATGCAGGTGCCGGTGGTGTGGGAAATTTTGCCATCCAGCTAGCTAAGCACCTTGGCGCTCATGTGGCCACCACTGCCTCAGCCAAGAATAAGGAATTCTTACTGGAACTTGGCGCTGATGAAGTCATCGACTATCGTAGCCAAGATTTCTCCACCGTACTCTCTGATTTTGACGTGGTACTGGATACTTTGGGTGGCGAAAACCTCCTCAAATCCCTGCATATCCTGCGCAAAGGTGGCATTGCTGTGGGAATCTCCGGTCCTCCCACCCCAGAATTTGCCGCAGACGCCGGACTCAACCCCATTGTGCGCCTCGCCACCGCCGCCCTCAGCTTCAAAACCCGACGTCGCGCCAAGCAGTTAGGTGTGAGCTACCAGTTCCTCTTTATGCACGCCTCCGGCGCACAGCTTAAAAAAATAACCACGCTAATCGACGACAACCTGATCCGTCCCGTGGTCGGAGAAACGCTTCCCTTTACCCAGATACCAGCAGCTCTCAAATCCTTGGATAATTCCACTGTCCGCGGCAAGACAGTTTTTAGCTCTAACCTTTAA
- a CDS encoding metal-sensitive transcriptional regulator, producing MQLDPDELKPALNRLKRAQGQLSAVVRMLEEGRECKDVVTQLSAVTKALDRAGFAIIAAGLEQCLADPNGEMDKKEMEKLFLTLA from the coding sequence ATGCAACTTGATCCCGACGAGCTCAAGCCAGCACTTAATCGCCTCAAGCGTGCACAGGGCCAACTTTCCGCTGTGGTGCGCATGTTGGAGGAAGGACGCGAATGCAAAGACGTGGTCACCCAACTTTCAGCAGTGACTAAAGCACTTGATCGCGCTGGTTTTGCCATTATTGCCGCAGGCCTTGAACAGTGCTTGGCGGATCCAAATGGCGAAATGGATAAAAAAGAGATGGAAAAGCTTTTCCTGACCCTCGCTTAG